A window from uncultured Desulfobacter sp. encodes these proteins:
- a CDS encoding TrkH family potassium uptake protein, which produces MSLLHPKEPTRKGKLLSPGRISMLSYAVLILLGATLLLLPAATEKGEISFIDALFTSASAVCVTGLIVVDTASTFTFFGKAVIMALIQAGGIGIMVLSTMFLLTLGKRVGMTGRQMLSDTYSYGQGKNVYSLVKEILIFTFVIELIGAVFMLPDFLGRFPVDTAICYALFHSVSAFCNAGFSLFPDSFTQYGGSWLINLDICFLIITGGIGFIVMAEIRQKFSFSKRCWSKLSLHTRLTLTATLILLAGSTLLFFVLEWSNTLRDLPLHTKFLAAFFQAVNTRTAGFNTLDIGSLANETLFISILLMFVGTAPGSCGGGVKVTTISSLAILGYSRFRGEEHPHIFYRRVSDASISKAVSLIIISMLVIVIGVVLLQQTEIGDVSHNLTRGSFLEILYEVVSAFGTVGLSTGITSGFSGIGKLIIICIMFIGRLGPMGFAMAVSKKGKPSKFSYAQENIMIG; this is translated from the coding sequence ATGTCGTTGCTGCACCCTAAAGAACCCACCCGAAAAGGGAAACTTCTATCTCCGGGCCGGATCTCCATGCTCAGTTATGCCGTGTTGATTCTGCTTGGCGCAACGTTACTTCTTTTACCCGCAGCCACTGAAAAAGGAGAGATAAGCTTTATCGACGCGCTTTTCACATCGGCGTCGGCGGTTTGCGTCACAGGGCTGATTGTGGTGGACACTGCGTCGACCTTCACCTTTTTCGGCAAAGCGGTCATCATGGCGCTGATCCAGGCGGGAGGTATCGGGATTATGGTGTTGTCCACCATGTTCCTGCTCACCCTTGGCAAGCGGGTGGGTATGACCGGCCGGCAGATGCTCTCGGACACCTACAGTTACGGCCAGGGAAAGAATGTATATTCACTGGTCAAAGAGATACTGATCTTTACATTTGTTATTGAATTGATCGGGGCCGTATTCATGTTGCCCGATTTTCTTGGCAGGTTTCCGGTTGATACGGCCATCTGCTATGCCCTATTCCATTCGGTCAGTGCGTTCTGCAACGCAGGATTTTCCTTGTTCCCGGATAGCTTCACCCAATATGGCGGCAGTTGGCTGATAAATCTTGATATCTGCTTTCTGATTATCACCGGCGGTATCGGCTTCATTGTCATGGCTGAGATCCGCCAGAAATTTTCTTTTTCAAAACGCTGCTGGTCAAAACTGAGCCTGCATACGCGGCTTACACTGACGGCCACCTTGATCCTGCTGGCCGGCAGTACACTGTTGTTTTTTGTGCTGGAGTGGTCCAACACCCTTAGGGACCTGCCCCTGCACACCAAATTTCTGGCCGCTTTTTTCCAGGCCGTCAATACCCGGACAGCCGGGTTCAACACCCTTGATATCGGCAGTCTGGCCAATGAAACACTTTTTATCAGTATTCTTTTAATGTTTGTGGGCACGGCTCCCGGCTCCTGCGGCGGCGGGGTCAAGGTCACCACGATATCCAGCCTCGCCATCCTGGGATATTCCAGATTCCGGGGCGAGGAGCATCCCCATATTTTTTACCGCAGGGTGTCTGATGCCAGTATATCCAAGGCGGTGAGCCTGATCATCATCAGCATGCTGGTGATTGTCATTGGTGTGGTGCTGCTCCAGCAGACGGAAATCGGCGATGTATCCCATAATCTGACCCGGGGGTCTTTTCTTGAAATCCTCTATGAAGTGGTCAGTGCCTTTGGTACCGTCGGCCTGTCCACCGGTATTACCAGCGGATTTTCAGGAATCGGCAAACTGATTATCATATGTATAATGTTCATTGGGCGCTTGGGCCCCATGGGTTTTGCCATGGCCGTGAGTAAAAAAGGCAAACCAAGTAAATTTTCCTATGCCCAGGAAAATATAATGATTGGCTAA
- a CDS encoding TrkA family potassium uptake protein yields the protein MKQFLIIGLGNFGFHLATHLYRKGHDVMAVDKSPALVQSIKDHVTQAVVADATDAATLKELGVKNVDTAVVGIGSVLGDSILAVLNLQENGIPHIVAKAISDPHKKVLEKLGVEEIIFPEKDTALSMARKLDNPSLIDYLPFMEGYGIIELTVPEKFVGKSLKQINLTNKYGVQVVAIKGQDADHTRFSPKADHILNQEDILILLGPEKGLDALKTASPK from the coding sequence ATGAAACAATTTCTGATTATCGGTCTGGGGAATTTTGGATTTCACCTGGCCACCCATTTATACCGCAAGGGCCATGATGTCATGGCCGTAGATAAAAGCCCTGCGCTTGTACAATCCATTAAAGACCATGTCACCCAGGCGGTGGTTGCGGATGCCACGGATGCGGCCACCCTTAAAGAACTCGGCGTCAAAAATGTAGACACAGCCGTGGTGGGCATTGGCTCAGTGCTTGGAGACTCCATCCTTGCAGTGCTCAACCTTCAGGAAAATGGGATCCCCCATATTGTAGCCAAAGCCATCAGTGACCCCCATAAAAAAGTTTTAGAAAAACTGGGTGTTGAAGAGATTATTTTCCCGGAAAAAGACACGGCCCTGTCCATGGCAAGAAAACTGGATAACCCCAGCCTCATAGATTATCTGCCGTTTATGGAAGGGTATGGCATCATCGAGCTTACCGTGCCTGAAAAATTTGTGGGCAAAAGTCTTAAACAAATTAATCTGACCAATAAATACGGTGTTCAGGTCGTTGCCATAAAAGGTCAGGACGCTGACCATACACGCTTCTCCCCCAAGGCCGATCACATTTTAAACCAGGAAGATATCCTGATCCTGCTTGGCCCGGAAAAAGGGTTGGACGCCCTGAAAACCGCCTCCCCAAAATAA